A DNA window from Fibrobacter sp. UWR3 contains the following coding sequences:
- the rffA gene encoding dTDP-4-amino-4,6-dideoxygalactose transaminase yields the protein MQKIPFNKPPFVGMEFDYVKQAVESGRICGDGTFNLLCHKWLEEHTGTAKALLTTSCTHALEMSARLCNIAPGDEVIMPSFTFVSTADAFVSQGAKCVFVDIRPDTMNLDEKLIEDAITEKTKAIVPVHYAGVACEMDAINEIAKRHNLFVVEDAAQGMMATYKGRALGSLGDFGCYSYHETKNYSMGEGGALLINDPKYNDRAEIIREKGTNRCQFHRGEVDKYTWVELGSSYLPSELNAAYLYAELECADIINDARMASWNAYRERLALLAEKGLVELPYIPEHCTHNAHMFYLKVEDLATRTALLKHLTYNGILAVFHYVPLHSSPAGMRFGRFHGEDKYTTNESNRLLRLPMFYGLKPEEIEYICGKVFEFFGG from the coding sequence ATGCAAAAGATTCCTTTTAACAAGCCTCCCTTTGTAGGGATGGAATTCGATTATGTGAAACAGGCCGTGGAGAGCGGTCGCATCTGTGGTGACGGAACGTTCAACCTCCTGTGCCACAAGTGGCTTGAGGAACATACTGGGACGGCGAAGGCTCTCCTGACTACTAGTTGCACGCATGCGTTGGAAATGTCTGCCCGTCTCTGCAATATCGCTCCCGGTGATGAGGTGATTATGCCCTCGTTCACGTTCGTGAGCACGGCCGATGCGTTTGTGTCGCAGGGTGCCAAGTGCGTGTTCGTGGATATCCGCCCCGACACGATGAACCTAGACGAAAAACTTATCGAAGACGCGATTACCGAAAAGACAAAGGCAATTGTGCCGGTCCACTATGCGGGGGTCGCCTGCGAGATGGATGCAATAAATGAAATTGCTAAACGCCATAATTTGTTCGTAGTTGAAGATGCCGCCCAGGGAATGATGGCTACATACAAAGGCCGCGCGCTAGGCTCGTTGGGTGACTTTGGTTGTTACAGCTATCACGAAACCAAGAACTACAGCATGGGCGAAGGCGGAGCGCTGCTCATTAACGATCCTAAGTACAACGACCGTGCGGAGATCATTCGTGAGAAAGGCACGAACCGCTGCCAGTTCCATCGCGGCGAAGTCGATAAATACACATGGGTGGAACTTGGCTCGAGCTATTTGCCGAGCGAATTGAACGCGGCTTATCTTTACGCTGAACTGGAATGTGCCGACATCATCAATGATGCACGTATGGCGAGCTGGAACGCCTATCGTGAAAGGCTCGCGCTCCTTGCCGAAAAGGGCTTGGTCGAGTTGCCGTACATTCCGGAACATTGTACGCACAACGCCCACATGTTTTACTTGAAAGTAGAAGACCTAGCGACGCGAACGGCGCTCTTGAAGCACTTGACCTACAACGGAATCCTTGCGGTATTCCACTATGTGCCGTTGCATTCGTCGCCCGCAGGCATGCGCTTCGGCCGGTTCCATGGCGAAGATAAGTACACTACTAATGAAAGTAACCGTCTGCTTCGTTTGCCCATGTTCTACGGGCTGAAACCGGAAGAAATCGAGTATATCTGCGGGAAGGTGTTTGAATTCTTTGGCGGTTAA
- a CDS encoding acetyl-CoA carboxylase biotin carboxylase subunit family protein gives MSQINRKKLLLLGGSHAEIPLIKAAQDLGWYVITTGNNRDGLGHSFADKTVFADFSDKNAMLELARNEAVQAVCSGCNDFALLSTVYVCEKMGLQGHDSYATSLEIHHKDRYRALATRLNIPTPQAKVVRNDLEFEDAIAMLKFPIIVKPVDLTGGKGIHRAENADEAREAYRDAVGRTREDHVVVEEFIQGTNHGFSAMLVNGKVAFAFADNEQYFLNKYMVSGANTPTTTSDAGLKKLRDYSERIAKELSLVDGILHIQYIEKFDGTPVIIEICRRPPGDLYIKFVKYATGVDYPKFIVMAETGEDISDIVDVPTQGYWLRHCVMPTCEGVVRDVVFAPEIESNIVEKFLWFKPSDVIADKLLYKAGIVFFKFNSLVEMQEKTGRMTDLARIIVE, from the coding sequence ATGAGTCAAATTAATAGAAAAAAACTTCTCTTGTTGGGAGGGTCTCACGCTGAGATTCCGCTAATCAAAGCTGCGCAAGATCTTGGTTGGTATGTGATTACCACAGGAAATAATCGCGATGGACTTGGACATTCGTTTGCAGACAAGACAGTATTTGCTGATTTTAGCGACAAAAATGCGATGCTTGAACTCGCTCGTAATGAAGCTGTTCAGGCAGTGTGTTCTGGATGCAATGATTTTGCCTTGCTTTCGACGGTTTATGTTTGTGAAAAAATGGGCTTGCAGGGACATGATTCTTATGCAACATCCCTTGAAATTCACCATAAGGATAGGTACCGTGCATTGGCAACCCGTTTGAACATTCCTACGCCACAGGCGAAAGTGGTACGAAATGATCTGGAATTTGAAGATGCTATTGCGATGCTGAAGTTCCCGATTATTGTTAAGCCGGTTGACTTGACGGGAGGCAAAGGAATTCACCGAGCAGAGAATGCAGACGAAGCACGCGAAGCCTACAGAGATGCTGTGGGTCGCACTAGAGAGGATCATGTTGTTGTAGAAGAATTTATTCAGGGGACGAATCATGGATTCTCTGCTATGCTGGTGAATGGCAAAGTCGCGTTTGCTTTTGCTGATAACGAACAGTATTTTCTAAACAAATACATGGTAAGTGGTGCGAATACCCCAACGACCACATCTGATGCTGGATTAAAAAAACTTCGTGACTATAGTGAACGAATTGCGAAAGAATTGAGTCTAGTTGATGGCATTCTGCATATTCAGTATATAGAGAAATTCGACGGAACGCCTGTTATCATTGAAATTTGCCGGCGTCCGCCTGGAGATTTGTACATCAAGTTTGTGAAGTACGCTACTGGTGTTGACTATCCGAAGTTTATCGTGATGGCGGAAACGGGAGAAGATATTTCTGATATAGTAGATGTCCCTACGCAGGGATATTGGCTGCGCCATTGCGTTATGCCGACTTGCGAGGGTGTGGTTCGTGATGTTGTTTTTGCTCCTGAAATTGAATCGAATATCGTCGAGAAGTTCTTGTGGTTCAAACCGAGTGATGTTATCGCGGACAAGCTCTTGTACAAGGCGGGAATAGTCTTCTTTAAGTTCAATTCGCTTGTCGAAATGCAGGAAAAAACGGGGCGAATGACCGATTTGGCTAGAATTATTGTAGAATAG